The genome window CTTTATCGAAATCGTTAGTTGGATTTTAACCGGTTCTCCGGACCTGTCAAGGGGATTGTCAGCGAAGTTGATTGACCAGTGATGACCGGACCGGCCCCCGGCGACACCCTTATGCCGAATGGCTGGAAAATCGGTGCGGCACATGGCAAAATCATGAGTTGTATAATCTGGCGGGCAGGAGTTTCCATGGACATCGACTGGGCGCGTGAATTCCGCGGGGCGGTCACGGTCACCGACACGGCCGGGACGATCCTCTATATGAATGACCGGGCGGCGGCCGTGTTCGCCGCCGAAGGCGGGGCGGCGCTGGTAGGCGCCAACGTGCTGGACTGCCACCCGGAGCCGTCGCGCACCATGCTCGCCGAGATGCTGCGGACGGAGCGCCCCAACATCTACACCATCGAGAAGAAGGGTGTCCGAAAGCTGATCCACCAGTCGCCGTGGTACCGCGACGGCCGCTACGCCGGCTTCGTGGAGCTGTCGCTGGAACTCCCCGCCGAGATGCCCCACTTCGTGAGGGGATGAAGTTTGCGGTAGAAGCGGTGAACCAGCAATTCTATCAGGATGTAATGCTCCGGTATACGTGCCAGGTTGTCTGTTATGGATCCAACTCCGAAATAGTCTAACTGATTTGGAGTATGGTCCGATCAGGTCAAAGAATCCGCTGTCCGCTTTCCCCGGTTTTCCGGATGATTCTGATTACAGATAAAATGG of Acidobacteriota bacterium contains these proteins:
- a CDS encoding diguanylate cyclase — translated: MDIDWAREFRGAVTVTDTAGTILYMNDRAAAVFAAEGGAALVGANVLDCHPEPSRTMLAEMLRTERPNIYTIEKKGVRKLIHQSPWYRDGRYAGFVELSLELPAEMPHFVRG